The genomic interval TGTTATGCGAATTAGACTTTTCAGTTTTATAACAACAATACACAAGCTTTCCCTAAAGAGCTACTCAATTGAACAAAAAAAATACGCCCCTTCACTTTATATAGAGGTATCAATGGAGTACCATCAAGTGAGCGAGCGCATCATACATTTCAATTGGATTCTTATTTACCGCCTGCTTATTATCTTTAATAATCACTAGGGAACAGCATTACCTGTTTTTCATGGTCATCGATTATCCAGACAACTACATTTTTAGTAACAATAGATACATTACTGAATACAAATTTCTCTTGTATAGGTGGCTTTTCTTGTTTATTTACAATGTGAATGTGCTTTTTAGTTGCTGAAATTTCAAAAACCTGCAAATAATCCATTCGTTCTTTTCTCTTAGTCGCTAATATGTCCATCAATCCCCATAGTAGAGCCTGAATTTCAACGCTAATCTCTTCGCTAACAGCTTTTGTTACATATTTTGGCTTTCGTTTTCTAGACAAATTACATTTCTCCCTCACTCAGTAATTTTTCATACACTCTTACCCCATCCTTCAGACAAACTAAAAAGAGTGGATTATTGGTCTCTGCTTCCAAAGCGATTCCAATAATCCACTCTGCTTCATCCGTATATGAATAGGTTTGAAATATGACCGGGTCTGGTAAGTTCTCAA from Tepidibacillus fermentans carries:
- a CDS encoding DUF960 family protein; its protein translation is MSRKRKPKYVTKAVSEEISVEIQALLWGLMDILATKRKERMDYLQVFEISATKKHIHIVNKQEKPPIQEKFVFSNVSIVTKNVVVWIIDDHEKQVMLFPSDY